Genomic DNA from Salvia miltiorrhiza cultivar Shanhuang (shh) chromosome 1, IMPLAD_Smil_shh, whole genome shotgun sequence:
CTACGTACAGAGGATCCCAGAGAACTCAAAACTGATGATCCCTTCCCGTGGGCCCAATATACTTCTCGATGGTATATCTCCTTCCAGCTTCGTATGGTGCCTGACGAGGAAACCGTCTTCCAACTGATATGAAGCATAATGGGCAGCCATAACAAGTTGTTCTTGGAGCTTTGTGAAGGCAAAAGGTGATTCCATTGGAGCTCCTGTTTTCAGGCTAATGTTTTGGATATTCTGCTGCATCGTCTGTTGATCCTTGAAATCCACAGCTATCTGTTCTACAAAATGTGAAAGCCGAGTTTAGTTTAGGCACTCAAAAACCATTGAATAAATGCATTTATGCCTCTTTCATTCCGTACTTGTCTTTGGCTTTTTTATGCCATTGTTCATCTTAGCCTTGAGGATAGATCAATGTTTTTGTAAGATTATATGTCAgctaataaatatttaaactcTGCTGCAAGCTTAGTTTGGAAAAGAAATCACGATGCTCATGGCTCTGAACCTCAGCGCCTCCCCCTTCGCCGCCATGTTCACGTTGGCGACACCAGTGTCGTGGGAAGACGGCGAGTGGAAGATCATGATTATCCAAAAAACATAAGAGTCAAAAATAAGAGATGAAAAAGAATGATTAATATAGTTAATATAGTTAGCCTTGAGGATAGATCAATGTATTTGATTAGAGGTTGCCGATTAAGTAAAGTGAAATGTGTTGTTAAAATGTAGTGAAAAATAAATGATTGAGTTATCCGTCTTTTTGATGAAATGAAAAAGTAATTTTAAAGATCGCGCGACGGGGACCTGAAAACCTGAAAGAGGAGGCGACGTTGATGATgagataaaattaaaacttagcAAACTTTGAACATAAACAAGTATTTTGTATAAACTCAAAAGCACAAACTCACAAGTAGCAATCATAAAACAACAATCTGATGTCtggaaaagaacaaaaaagcaagaaagaaaagctcataatatatatttgtctTGAATCAACTTCTCCTCTGTGTTGGAGTAGCTCTCTTCCTTGTCTTGTTCTTGTTGTATGTATATCCAACACCAAAAAAGAATTCCACCAACCATCTTGGCCTTCCAAATCGAATAATCCAACaaccaattccaattccaactaTGAATCCACTTCCATATCCCATCACCACACTTCTCCATCCAAATCCATCTATAAATCCAtactcatcttcttcttcttctggctGCATCTGCTGCTCATTCTTCTCGTTGCATTTTCTCGTCAATGGAACTCCACACAATCTCAAGTTTCCCACGTATGAATCATTCTCAAATGTGGAGAACTGGTTAGACTGTGGTATTTGCCCCACGAGATCATTCATCGAAAGGTTTAATTTCTCAAGAAATGTCAATCTTGTCAATTCACTTGGAATTCCTCCCTCCAATTTCTTCGATGACAAGTCCAATGATTCAAGCACACTTATATTTCCAAGAGATGCAGGTATGTGTCCCATGAGATTATTGTGGGACAAATTCAAGTATCTCAAAGAATTCAGATTACCTATGGAATCTGGAATACTACCAGAGAAATTGTTGGAGGATAAGTCAATGGTTGTAAAGGTTTTCAACAGCCTCGTCAATAACAGATCCAAACCTTTCAAGGTGATTCTCATCTCCACATACCTTAGAAAAGAGTCATCATCACTACTTGTAATTAGATCTGTCTTATTTTCCTTCACATCCATCATTGCTCTAAAGTTCTTGAAATATGTTTGAGGGAGAGACCCCACAAATTCATTGTCAGATATATCTAAAACTTGCAACTTTTGAAATGGAAGGTTGCTTCGTGAAGCCA
This window encodes:
- the LOC131006375 gene encoding receptor-like protein 9DC3, translating into MELDLSSNKLNGPIPSTIWNLSNLKYLVLSSNKLNGELPFCICNLTSLQLLLLSNNSLEGTVPQCFRNLSKSLSIFHLNANNFSGLIPSIFINGCSLQSINLSGNKLKGRLPKSLINCKSLKGLDVGNNRIRDKFPFWMEGLPKLRVLILKSNKFDGNMSLASRSNLPFQKLQVLDISDNEFVGSLPQTYFKNFRAMMDVKENKTDLITSSDDDSFLRYVEMRITLKGLDLLLTRLLKTFTTIDLSSNNFSGSIPDSIGNLNSLRYLNLSHNNLMGHIPASLGNISVLESLDLSSKKLEGGIPSELTRLTFLEKLNLSMNDLVGQIPQSNQFSTFENDSYVGNLRLCGVPLTRKCNEKNEQQMQPEEEEDEYGFIDGFGWRSVVMGYGSGFIVGIGIGCWIIRFGRPRWLVEFFFGVGYTYNKNKTRKRATPTQRRS